A window of Pan paniscus chromosome 10, NHGRI_mPanPan1-v2.0_pri, whole genome shotgun sequence contains these coding sequences:
- the ZNF10 gene encoding zinc finger protein 10, giving the protein MDAKSLTAWSRTLVTFKDVFVDFTREEWKLLDTAQQIVYRNVMLENYKNLVSLGYQLTKPDVILRLEKGEEPWLVEREIHQETHPDSETAFEIKSSVSSRSIFKDKQSCDIKMEGMARNDLWYLSLEEVWKCRDQLDKYQENPERHLRQVAFTQKKVLTQERVSESGKYGGNCLLPAQLVLREYFHKRDSHTKSLKHDLVLNGHQDSCASNSNECGQTFCQNIHLIQFARTHTGDKSYKCPDNDNSLTHGSSLGISKGIHREKPYECKECGKFFSWRSNLTRHQLIHTGEKPYECKECGKSFSRSSHLIGHQKTHTGEEPYECKECGKSFSWFSHLVTHQRTHTGDKLYTCNQCGKSFVHSSRLIRHQRTHTGEKPYECPECGKSFRQSTHLILHQRTHVRVRPYECNECGKSYSQRSHLVVHHRIHTGLKPFECKDCGKCFSRSSHLYSHQRTHTGEKPYECHDCGKSFSQSSALIVHQRIHTGEKPYECCQCGKAFIRKNDLIKHQRIHVGEETYKCNQCGIIFSQNSPFIVHQIAHTGEQFLTCNQCGTALVNTSNLIGYQTNHIRENAY; this is encoded by the exons ATGGATGCTAAGTCACTAACTGCCTGGTCCCGG ACACTGGTGACCTTCAAGGATGTATTTGTGGACTTCACCAGGGAGGAGTGGAAGCTGCTGGACACTGCTCAGCAGATCGTGTACAGAAATGTGATGCTGGAGAACTATAAGAACCTGGTTTCCTTGG GTTATCAGCTTACTAAGCCAGATGTGATCCTCCGgttggagaagggagaagagcccTGGCTGGTGGAGAGAGAAATTCACCAAGAGACCCATCCTG attCAGAGACTGCATTTGAAATCAAATCATCAGTTTCCAGCAGGAGCATTTTTAAAGATAAGCAATCCTGTGACATTAAAATGgaaggaatggcaaggaatgaTCTCTGGTATTTGTCATTAGAAGAAGTCTGGAAATGTAGAGACCAGTTAGACAAGTATCAGGAAAACCCAGAGAGACATTTGAGGCAAGTGGCATTCACCCAAAAGAAAGTACTTACTCAGGAGAGAGTCTCTGAAAGTGGTAAATATGGGGGAAACTGTCTTCTTCCTGCTCAGCTAGTACTGAGAGAGTATTTCCATAAACGTGACTCACATACTAAAAGTTTAAAACATGATTTAGTTCTTAATGGTCATCAGGACAGTTGTGCAAGTAACAGTAATGAATGTGGTCAAACTTTCTGTCAAAACATTCACCTTATTCAGTTTGCAAGAACTCACACAGGTGATAAATCCTACAAATGCCCTGATAATGACAACTCTCTTACTCATGGTTCATCTCTTGGTATATCAAAGGGCATACAtagagagaaaccctatgaatgtaaggaatgtggaaaaTTCTTCAGCTGGCGCTCTAATCTTACTAGGCATCAGCTtattcatactggagaaaaaccctatgAGTGTAAAGAATGTGGAAAGTCTTTCAGCCGGAGTTCTCACCTCATTGGACATCAAAAGACCCATACTGGTGAGgaaccctatgaatgtaaagaatgtggaaaaTCCTTCAGCTGGTTCTCTCACCTTGTTACTCATCAGAGAACTCATACAGGAGACAAACTGTACACATGTAATCAGTGTGGGAAATCTTTTGTTCATAGCTCTAGGCTTATTAGACACCAGAGGAcacatactggagagaaaccctatgaatgtccTGAATGTGGGAAATCTTTCAGACAGAGCACACATCTCATTCTGCATCAGAGAACCCATGTGAGAGTGAGGCCCTATGAATGCAATGAATGTGGAAAGTCTTACAGCCAGAGATCTCACCTTGTTGTGCATCATAGAATTCACACTGGACTAAAACCTTTTGAGTGTAAGGATTGTGGAAAATGTTTTAGTCGAAGCTCTCACCTTTATTCACATCAAAGAacccacactggagagaaaccatatgAGTGTCATGATTGTGGAAAATCTTTCAGCCAGAGTTCTGCCCTTATTGTGCATCAGAGGAtacacactggagagaaaccatatgAATGCTGTcagtgtgggaaagccttcatcCGGAAGAATGACCTCATTAAGCACCAGAGAATTCATGTTGGAGAAGAGACCTATAAATGTAATCAATGTGGCATTATCTTCAGCCAGAACTCTCCATTTATAGTTCATCAAATAGCTCACACTGGAGAGCAGTTCTTAACATGCAATCAATGTGGGACAGCGCTTGTTAATACCTCTAACCTTATTGGATACCAGACAAATCATATTAGAGAAAATGCTTACTAA